From a region of the Mus pahari chromosome 12, PAHARI_EIJ_v1.1, whole genome shotgun sequence genome:
- the Ufd1 gene encoding ubiquitin recognition factor in ER-associated degradation protein 1 isoform X1, whose protein sequence is MFSFNMFDHPIPRVFQNRFSTQYRCFSVSMLAGPNDRSDVEKGGKIIMPPSALDQLSRLNITYPMLFKLTNKNSDRMTHCGVLEFVADEGICYLPHWMMQNLLLEEGGLVQVESVNLQVATYSKFQPQSPDFLDITNPKAVLENALRNFACLTTGDVIAINYNEKIYELRVMETKPDKAVSIIECDMNVDFDAPLGYKEPERPVQHEESIEGEADHSGYAGEVGFRAFSGSGNRLDGKKKGVEPSPSPIKPGDIKRGIPNYEFKLGKITFIRNSRPLVKKVEEDEAGGRFVAFSGEGQSLRKKGRKP, encoded by the exons ATG ttttctttcaacATGTTTGACCACCCGATTCCCCGGGTCTTCCAGAACCGCTTCTCCACACAGTACCGCTGCTTCTCCGTGTCCATGCTAGCAGGGCCTAATGACAGgtcagatgtggagaaaggagggaaga TAATTATGCCGCCCTCAGCCCTCGATCAACTCA GCCGGCTCAACATTACCTATCCTATGCTATTTAAATTGACCAATAAGAATTCAGATCGGATGACACACTGTGGTGTACTGGAGTTTGTTGCTGATGAAGGCATCTGTTACCTCCCCCACTGG ATGATGCAGAATTTGCTGTTGGAGGAAGGGGGCCTGGTTCAGGTAGAAAGTGTCAACCTCCAAGTGGCGACCTACTCTAAGTTCCAGCCTCAGAGCCCAGACTTCCTGGACATCACCAACCCTAAAGCTGT ATTAGAAAATGCCTTGAGAAACTTCGCCTGTCTGACGACTGGAGACGTGATTGCTATCAACTACAATGAGAAG ATCTATGAGCTTCGGGTAATGGAGACCAAACCTGACAAGGCTGTATCCATTATTGAATGTGACATGAAT gTGGATTTTGATGCTCCCTTGGGATACAAAGAGCCAGAAAGACCAGTGCAGCATGAGGAGTCAATA GAGGGAGAAGCTGACCACAGCGGCTATGCTGGAGAGGTGGGCTTCCGG GCCTTCTCTGGTTCTGGGAATAGACtggatggaaagaaaaaaggggtCGAGCCCAGTCCTTCCCCAATCAAGCCTGGAGACATCAAAAG AGGAATTCCTAATTACGAATTTAAGCTTGGTAAGATCACTTTCATCAGAAATTCACGTCCATTGGTCAAAAAGGTTGAAGAG GATGAAGCTGGAGGCAGATTCGTTGCTTTCTCTGGAGAAGGACAGTCACTGCGTAAGAAGGGAAGAAAGCCCTGA
- the Ufd1 gene encoding ubiquitin recognition factor in ER-associated degradation protein 1 isoform X2 translates to MTVIMPPSALDQLSRLNITYPMLFKLTNKNSDRMTHCGVLEFVADEGICYLPHWMMQNLLLEEGGLVQVESVNLQVATYSKFQPQSPDFLDITNPKAVLENALRNFACLTTGDVIAINYNEKIYELRVMETKPDKAVSIIECDMNVDFDAPLGYKEPERPVQHEESIEGEADHSGYAGEVGFRAFSGSGNRLDGKKKGVEPSPSPIKPGDIKRGIPNYEFKLGKITFIRNSRPLVKKVEEDEAGGRFVAFSGEGQSLRKKGRKP, encoded by the exons ATGACAG TAATTATGCCGCCCTCAGCCCTCGATCAACTCA GCCGGCTCAACATTACCTATCCTATGCTATTTAAATTGACCAATAAGAATTCAGATCGGATGACACACTGTGGTGTACTGGAGTTTGTTGCTGATGAAGGCATCTGTTACCTCCCCCACTGG ATGATGCAGAATTTGCTGTTGGAGGAAGGGGGCCTGGTTCAGGTAGAAAGTGTCAACCTCCAAGTGGCGACCTACTCTAAGTTCCAGCCTCAGAGCCCAGACTTCCTGGACATCACCAACCCTAAAGCTGT ATTAGAAAATGCCTTGAGAAACTTCGCCTGTCTGACGACTGGAGACGTGATTGCTATCAACTACAATGAGAAG ATCTATGAGCTTCGGGTAATGGAGACCAAACCTGACAAGGCTGTATCCATTATTGAATGTGACATGAAT gTGGATTTTGATGCTCCCTTGGGATACAAAGAGCCAGAAAGACCAGTGCAGCATGAGGAGTCAATA GAGGGAGAAGCTGACCACAGCGGCTATGCTGGAGAGGTGGGCTTCCGG GCCTTCTCTGGTTCTGGGAATAGACtggatggaaagaaaaaaggggtCGAGCCCAGTCCTTCCCCAATCAAGCCTGGAGACATCAAAAG AGGAATTCCTAATTACGAATTTAAGCTTGGTAAGATCACTTTCATCAGAAATTCACGTCCATTGGTCAAAAAGGTTGAAGAG GATGAAGCTGGAGGCAGATTCGTTGCTTTCTCTGGAGAAGGACAGTCACTGCGTAAGAAGGGAAGAAAGCCCTGA